From the genome of Lotus japonicus ecotype B-129 chromosome 6, LjGifu_v1.2, one region includes:
- the LOC130724837 gene encoding serine/arginine-rich splicing factor SC35-like, with protein MELWRVFQKWGRLWDLYIPQKRDRWGRRFGFVKFLNVTNPSYLVERLDQLVVGGRKLHVNFPRFSKVTEGGMKEVGRQAQSRHDARSGDNAFSRPNPTVRPGWSVERRSYAEILTNSGYKEHFPRVKDTL; from the coding sequence ATGGAACTTTGGAGAGTCTTTCAGAAATGGGGAAGATTATGGGACCTTTACATTCCGCAGAAGAGAGACCGTTGGGGTAGGAGGTTCGGGTTCGTTAAGTTCTTGAATGTCACGAACCCTTCCTATCTGGTAGAACGCCTAGATCAGCTAGTGGTGGGAGGTAGGAAACTTCATGTAAACTTCCCTAGGTTCTCCAAAGTCACTGAAGGTGGTATGAAGGAAGTGGGGAGGCAGGCTCAATCTCGACATGATGCCCGCAGTGGAGACAATGCTTTTTCGCGTCCCAATCCTACGGTTAGACCTGGTTGGAGTGTAGAGAGGAGATCCTATGCTGAAATCCTCACTAACAGTGGCTACAAGGAGCACTTTCCGAGGGTGAAGGATACTTTATAG
- the LOC130724838 gene encoding uncharacterized protein LOC130724838 — protein MKILSYNTRGLGSRTKWRFIRELILKEKVDMVSFQETKLDIIDKPLCNFIWGDSSFEWAFTPAVNRGRDLLCIWQQGAFVLENCHRGSSFISLRGVWGENSLSCVITNIYSPCSLKEKRIQWSEVVALRSTSPLLAWCVVGDFNSVRPLAERRGVSTSSYASRRDIKEFNLFIDAMQLCDIPLAGRRFIWVRPNGRAMSRLDRALVSVDWLEDWPNCFQQVMSRDISDHCPVVIKRSDVNWGPKPFRFL, from the coding sequence ATGAAGATCCTCAGTTATAATACTAGAGGTTTGGGGAGTAGAACCAAGTGGAGATTCATAAGAGAGCTTATATTGAAGGAGAAGGTTGATATGGTGTCCTTTCAAGAAACAAAGTTGGATATTATTGATAAACCCCTTTGTAATTTTATTTGGGGGGACTCTTCCTTCGAGTGGGCATTCACCCCGGCGGTTAATAGGGGCAGAGATCTTTTATGTATTTGGCAACAAGGAGCTTTTGTCCTAGAGAATTGTCATCGGGGAAGTAGCTTTATTTCCTTGAGAGGCGTTTGGGGGGAGAATTCGTTGTCGTGTGTCATAACAAATATTTATAGCCCTTGCTCTTTAAAGGAGAAGAGGATTCAATGGAGCGAGGTGGTAGCCTTGAGGTCTACGAGTCCGTTGTTGGCATGGTGTGTGGTAGGAGACTTCAACTCGGTTAGACCATTGGCAGAAAGAAGAGGAGTTAGTACAAGCTCTTATGCCTCAAGGAGAGATATAAAGGAATTCAATCTTTTCATTGATGCTATGCAGTTGTGTGACATCCCTTTGGCGGGGAGGAGATTCATTTGGGTTAGACCAAACGGTCGAGCTATGAGTCGTCTTGATAGGGCCCTAGTGTCAGTTGATTGGTTGGAAGATTGGCCTAATTGCTTCCAACAGGTGATGAGTAGAGATATTTCGGATCATTGCCCAGTTGTTATTAAACGCTCTGATGTGAATTGGGGACCTAAACCCTTCCGCTTCTTGTAG